GGCCACCGGGATCAGGATCGTATTGTAGGCAAGCGCCCAAAAGAAGTTCTGTTTCATGGTCCGCATGGTGCGTTTGCCGAGAGCAATGGCGGTCACGACCCCCCTAAGGTCATCAGTAATCAGTGTGACATCTGATGCCTCCATCGCCACGTCGGTCCCAGTCCCGATAGCGATGCCGACATCCGCCTGGGCAAGTGCGGGGGCATCGTTGATGCCATCTCCGATCATAGCCACCACTTTTCCCTCGGCCTGCAGTTTCCGCACTTCACTGGCCTTCTCGTCCGGCAACACCTCGGCCACCACCCGATCAATCCCTACCTGCTTCGCGATGGCCTCTGCGGTCCTGCGGGTATCACCGGTGATCATCACCACCTCAAGTCCCAGGCGATGAAAGGCAGCTACCGCCTCCTGGGCATGGGGCTTCAGCGTGTCAGCCACCGCAACCATCCCGGTCAGCGTCTCGTCTATCGCCAGGAAAATCGGCGTCTTCCCTTCGCCGGCCAACCGCTGTGCCTCCTGGGCCAACCCGTTGAGGGCAAGCCCTTGCTCCTGCATCAGCTTCAGATTCCCGAGGAGGACGCGCCGCCCCTCCACGGTGGCTCGGATACCGTGACCTGGAATCGCCTCAAAGGCCTCGGGGGTGGATAGTGCCAGGCCCTCTGCCTTTGCCCGTGCCACGATGGATTCCCCCAAAGGGTGCTCTGAAGTCCGCTCTGCGCTCGCGGCCAATCGGAGCAGCTCGCGCTGCTCAGCGTTCAGGGTTGAGGGTTCAGGGTTCACGGCAAGGCCCGTTTCTGAACCCTTAATTCTGAAATCTGATGCCTGAACCCTGAACTCTGAACCCACGACGATGTCGGTGACCGATGGTTCCCCTCGGGTGAGGGTCCCGGTCTTGTCCAGCACGACCGCACTGAGCTTCGAGCTCATCTCCAGGGGCTCGGCCCCCCGAAAAAGAATCCCGTACTCCGCCCCCTTGCCGACCCCCACCATGACCGCCGTCGGAGCGGCGAGGCCTATTGCACACGGACAGGCGATCAGGAGAACGGCCATGAAGTTACTCAGCCCGAAGATAAAGGCTGGCGCCGGCCCCCAGATGAGCCAGACCCCGAAGGTAAGCACCGCGATGCTCACGACCGTGGGGACAAACACCGCAGCAATGCGGTCGGCCAGTTGCTGGATCGGCGGCTTTGAGGCCTGGGCTTGCTCTACCAGCTTGATGATCTGGGCCAGGGCGGTCTCCCTTCCCACCTTGGTCGCCTCAAAGACAAAGGAGCCGGTTTTGTTCAGGGTGGCCCCGAACACCACATTCCCGGCCCGCTTCTCGACCGGGAGACTTTCGCCGGTAAGCATCGACTCGTCCACCGCTGAGGCTCCCTCCAGGACAACGCCATCCACCGGAATCTTCTCCCCCGGGCGGACGAGAATTCGATACCCGATCTGAACCTCCTCAATGGGAACGTCCCTCTCCTCCACATCGGTTCCAACCCCGGCAGCCCGTTCGGCTATCCCTGACTCATCGCCAGGCCCGATCGGGCGAAGCACCCGGGCGGTCTTGACCTGAAGTCCCATGAGCTTTTTGATCGCCTCGCTGGTCCGACCCCGCGCCCTCGTCTCGAGCCAGCGGCCGAGGATGATCAACGTATGGAGGACCGCGACGGCCTCAAAGTAGACGGCCACCTGCCCTTCGACCGCAAAGAAGGACGGGGAGACCGTCGCTATCACGCTGTAGAGATAGCCGGCGTTTGTCCCGAGGGAGACCAGCGTGTTCATGTCAGCGGTTCTGTGTCGGAGCATGATGAAAAAACCGCGGTGAAACTGCCATCCGACCCAGAAGTGGACCGGTGTAGCCAGGAGGAACTGTGTCCATGGGCTCGAAAGGAGAGGCGGGATCCAGGCGCTCAAGAATTCGAGCCCCATATGGGGCAGAGCCCCGATGACGACCAAGCTGCTGAGCGCGGCCCCCACCACAAATTTTTTCTTGAGTTCCCGTGACTCCCGCTCCCTGAGCGCCTTCTCCCGATCGGCCGCGGCCTCCGGCGCCGCCATCTCAAGGGGGGTATACCCCGATTCCTGGATCGCCCGTCTCAGATCCGTGACCATCGTGGGCCGAGGGATGTACGAGACAACTGCCTGCCCGGTGGCGAGATTCACGCTCGCCCGGATGACCCCGGGGACCGACGCGAGTCCCTTCTCAATTCGGCTGACACAGGAGGCGCAGTGCATCCCTTCAATGGGGACCACCACCTCTTCCTGCGGCACGTCGTACCCCAGATCCTGCACAACGCGGTGGAGGGCCCCGGGCGACGTCCGTCCCGGAACGATGTGCACCTCGGCCCGCTCGGCCCCGAAGTTGACTGCCGAGTCCCGAACGCCCGGGACCGCCCGCAGGGCTTTCTCGATCCGGCTCGCGCAGCTCGCACAGTGCATCCCCCGGATCGGAAAATCGATCGTCATATCCTGCACGTCTTGTTCATGGATCATCTGCTTTGTACTCATAGCAGAAAGCTCCACTACATCGCCATCAATCAGGGCCCTTACCGACTCGGCCGGCCAAAGCGGGAAAAGACTTCCAGGAGTTCCTCGATCTTTCGCTCCCGCTGCCGATCGTTGCCTGAGGCAAAGGCGTCGGCGACACAGCTTTCGATGTGCCGACCTAGGAGCCGCTTACTCACCTGGCCCAGCGCCCCTTGCACCGCCGACACCTGGAGGAGGATGTCGACACAGTACTTCTGCTCCTGCACCATCCGCTGAATCCCCTGGACCTGTCCCTCGATCCGCTTCAGCCGGTTCAAGACCTCCCGTTTCGTCTCCTCATTAATCATCCCTGGCCCCCTCGAAAAGATCCCACAGACACTATACCCCGGTATGGTATATGACTGACACCACTCTTGTCAAGCAAATTCTCGGGCTTGCCTTGTTCAAGGGGGGACAGACACGAAATCGAGGCTAGGTGGGCGTAACGTAAATCCGCGAGGCGACATCGAGTCCGACCGCCTGCTGCGTATCCCCGATCAGCAAAAAGATGGGGCCCTGGTACGGGGCAATCCGTTTGACCTGAAGATTCACATGAGGCAAAAGTCCTAGCTCCGTGAGATAGACGAGCAAATCCGCATCCTCCTCGGGAACACTGAAGACGGTTGTCTTTGCCCCTTCTTTCATCTCAGCGAGTGTGGTTCCCGGGTAGTCAAAGGGAAGCCGGCCGCTGACGTCCGGGATGGGGTGTCCATGCGGGCAGCTCATCGGATCTTTGAGGAGCTGGACCAGCCGCTCTTCCACCTCGCCGCTCAAGATGTGTTCGAACTTGCATGCTTCGTCATAGACCTTTTCCAAAGACAACCCGAGCACATCGGCGAGAAAGCGCTCGGCCACTCGGAGCCGGCGAATGACCTGGAGCGCGATCTGTAGCCCGTCCGCGGTGACTCCAATACCCCCATCAGTCTCGGTTAACACGAGCCCCTTCTGCATCAATCGCTTAATCATGTCTGACGCAGCCGGGACGCTGATCTTTAAGAAATCGGCAACCTTGGAGGTCGTGACAGGAGCCGCCGATTGCTGGATGACCACCATCGCCTTGAGGTACATCTCTGTTTTTTCCATCAGGCCAATGTCGTGAGTCATATTCTCCCCCATGGCTTGTTGTCAATAAGTCATCGTAATCGAGCCGAAATCTGCTGTCAAGACAATCTAGTACAGGTGAGCATAATCTCGTAGAAAAGGCTTGACAGCGTATTGAATTAACCCTAGCTTAACTTGCACACTATAGCCTCCGTATGAGCCTGAATTTGCTATTTTTGTAGCTTCTCTTTGGGCCCATCGTGGTGGTTCGGGGCAGGAAGAAAGGGTCGCACCAGGTAAGCAAGTAGGGGAACCGGACATGAGAAGCTTTGCATTCCGAATAGTTACGGCCTTGACCTTGGCGACCACTCATCTGCTGACCCATTCGATAACGCCCCTGCAGGCCCGCGAGGTCGGGCTGGTGGTGGTCTACTCGGCTCGGATCGAGAGGCTCATCAAGCCGATGTTCGACGCCTTTACGGAAAAGACAGGCATCGAGGTGAAATACTTTACCGCGAAGGAGGTTGAACTCTTCGAGCGCTTGAAGGCGGAGGGATCTCACACCCCGGCTGACATCTTCATCACCGTGGATGCCGGGAATCTCTGGCTTGCAGAACAGGTGGGTCTGCTCCAGGGTTTCGCCTCGCCCGTTATAATGAAAAATATCCCGGCGCATCTGAGGGCCAAGGATAACGCCTGGGTCGGCCTTTCGGTGCGTGCGCGGCCGATCATGTACAGCACCGAGCGGGTCACGCCCTCCGCCCTCTCCACTTACGAGGCGCTGGCGGCTCCCCGATGGCGGGGACGGCTGTGCCTTCGCACCTCGCGGAAAGTGTATACCCAATCGCTCGTCGCGACGATGATCAAGACGCTCGGCGAGCAGCGAACCGAGGAGGTCGTACGTGGATGGATCGCCAACATGCGGCGGATCTTCAACAGCGACACCCAGATGCTCAAGGCCGTCGCCGCGGGACAGTGTGACGTAACCATCGCCAACACGTACTACCTCGCGCGGCTCACGGTGAAGGACCCTGAATTTCCGGTGACGGTGTTCTGGCCGAATCAAAATGGCCGGGGTGTTCATGTGAACATCTCCGGCGCCGGGGTGACGAAGCACGCCAAACACCGCACCAAGGCAATTCAGCTGATTGAGTTCCTGAGCTCAGCCGAGGCGCAGAACCTGTACGCCGACGCCAACTACGAGTATCCCGCCAACCCAGCAGTCAAGCCGAATACCCTGCTCCTCGACTGGGGGGAGTTCAAAGCGGATACGGTGGACGTCGCTGCGGCCGGCG
Above is a genomic segment from Candidatus Methylomirabilota bacterium containing:
- a CDS encoding metal-dependent transcriptional regulator, with protein sequence MTHDIGLMEKTEMYLKAMVVIQQSAAPVTTSKVADFLKISVPAASDMIKRLMQKGLVLTETDGGIGVTADGLQIALQVIRRLRVAERFLADVLGLSLEKVYDEACKFEHILSGEVEERLVQLLKDPMSCPHGHPIPDVSGRLPFDYPGTTLAEMKEGAKTTVFSVPEEDADLLVYLTELGLLPHVNLQVKRIAPYQGPIFLLIGDTQQAVGLDVASRIYVTPT
- a CDS encoding heavy metal translocating P-type ATPase, which encodes MSTKQMIHEQDVQDMTIDFPIRGMHCASCASRIEKALRAVPGVRDSAVNFGAERAEVHIVPGRTSPGALHRVVQDLGYDVPQEEVVVPIEGMHCASCVSRIEKGLASVPGVIRASVNLATGQAVVSYIPRPTMVTDLRRAIQESGYTPLEMAAPEAAADREKALRERESRELKKKFVVGAALSSLVVIGALPHMGLEFLSAWIPPLLSSPWTQFLLATPVHFWVGWQFHRGFFIMLRHRTADMNTLVSLGTNAGYLYSVIATVSPSFFAVEGQVAVYFEAVAVLHTLIILGRWLETRARGRTSEAIKKLMGLQVKTARVLRPIGPGDESGIAERAAGVGTDVEERDVPIEEVQIGYRILVRPGEKIPVDGVVLEGASAVDESMLTGESLPVEKRAGNVVFGATLNKTGSFVFEATKVGRETALAQIIKLVEQAQASKPPIQQLADRIAAVFVPTVVSIAVLTFGVWLIWGPAPAFIFGLSNFMAVLLIACPCAIGLAAPTAVMVGVGKGAEYGILFRGAEPLEMSSKLSAVVLDKTGTLTRGEPSVTDIVVGSEFRVQASDFRIKGSETGLAVNPEPSTLNAEQRELLRLAASAERTSEHPLGESIVARAKAEGLALSTPEAFEAIPGHGIRATVEGRRVLLGNLKLMQEQGLALNGLAQEAQRLAGEGKTPIFLAIDETLTGMVAVADTLKPHAQEAVAAFHRLGLEVVMITGDTRRTAEAIAKQVGIDRVVAEVLPDEKASEVRKLQAEGKVVAMIGDGINDAPALAQADVGIAIGTGTDVAMEASDVTLITDDLRGVVTAIALGKRTMRTMKQNFFWALAYNTILIPVAAGVLYPVVGLLMSPVLAGGAMALSSVSVVSNSLRLRAFRPTL
- a CDS encoding metal-sensitive transcriptional regulator, with amino-acid sequence MINEETKREVLNRLKRIEGQVQGIQRMVQEQKYCVDILLQVSAVQGALGQVSKRLLGRHIESCVADAFASGNDRQRERKIEELLEVFSRFGRPSR
- a CDS encoding extracellular solute-binding protein; translation: MRSFAFRIVTALTLATTHLLTHSITPLQAREVGLVVVYSARIERLIKPMFDAFTEKTGIEVKYFTAKEVELFERLKAEGSHTPADIFITVDAGNLWLAEQVGLLQGFASPVIMKNIPAHLRAKDNAWVGLSVRARPIMYSTERVTPSALSTYEALAAPRWRGRLCLRTSRKVYTQSLVATMIKTLGEQRTEEVVRGWIANMRRIFNSDTQMLKAVAAGQCDVTIANTYYLARLTVKDPEFPVTVFWPNQNGRGVHVNISGAGVTKHAKHRTKAIQLIEFLSSAEAQNLYADANYEYPANPAVKPNTLLLDWGEFKADTVDVAAAGALQVAAVKLCDRAGYK